From the Ruminiclostridium josui JCM 17888 genome, one window contains:
- a CDS encoding IS3 family transposase (programmed frameshift): protein MAERKKFDKAFKEQTVEKILAGETTASLMAKEIGVHYSTVRDWLIAYEKDGSSAFPGSGNLKPDDDEIRKLRRELANLKEENEILKKAGGLFCEKSEINKFNFIYKHRFIFRIAKMCQALQVSRSGYYAYFSRSESNRSKSNRELLETIKEIHKKSHGIYGAPQITKNLPENQKASKGRVARLMKANGIRSKVSKKYKATTYSNHSLPVADNILNREFTASRPNQKWVSDITYIPTKEGWLYLAGVMDLYGRRLVGWAMANHMRTELVSAALNQAIGRTGAKEGLIIHSDRGIQYASNDYQNLLKRYGFVCSMSRKGNCYDNAPMESFWGKLKMEWLNDYNFETRAEAKKAVFEYIELFYNRKRTHSANGYIPPFVLKEIS from the exons ATGGCTGAGAGAAAAAAGTTTGATAAAGCATTCAAGGAACAGACCGTTGAAAAAATATTGGCAGGTGAAACAACAGCAAGCTTAATGGCAAAAGAAATTGGAGTGCACTACTCAACAGTAAGAGACTGGTTAATCGCTTATGAAAAGGATGGTTCAAGTGCCTTTCCAGGCAGTGGTAACCTTAAGCCTGACGATGATGAAATAAGAAAATTACGCAGGGAATTAGCTAACCTTAAAGAGGAAAATGAAATATTAAAAAAAGCCG GCGGCCTATTTTGCGAAAAATCAGAAATAAACAAGTTTAATTTTATCTATAAACACCGCTTCATATTTCGGATTGCAAAGATGTGTCAGGCCCTTCAAGTATCAAGAAGCGGTTATTATGCATATTTTTCACGTAGCGAAAGTAATCGGAGCAAGTCAAATAGAGAGCTCCTTGAAACTATTAAAGAAATCCATAAAAAGAGTCATGGAATTTATGGTGCTCCTCAGATAACAAAGAATCTTCCGGAAAATCAGAAAGCCAGTAAAGGCCGTGTTGCAAGGTTAATGAAGGCAAATGGTATACGTTCCAAAGTGTCAAAGAAATATAAAGCGACTACGTACTCAAATCATAGTCTTCCTGTGGCAGATAACATTCTTAATAGAGAATTTACTGCCAGTAGACCTAACCAGAAGTGGGTATCAGATATTACGTATATTCCTACAAAAGAAGGTTGGCTTTATCTTGCTGGTGTAATGGACCTCTATGGACGTAGGCTTGTAGGATGGGCTATGGCGAACCATATGAGAACGGAGTTGGTATCTGCTGCTCTGAATCAAGCAATTGGAAGAACCGGTGCTAAAGAAGGATTAATAATTCATTCTGACCGGGGAATTCAATACGCCAGTAATGACTATCAAAATCTGCTAAAAAGATATGGATTTGTATGCAGTATGAGCAGAAAGGGCAATTGTTATGATAATGCCCCTATGGAATCTTTTTGGGGCAAACTTAAAATGGAATGGCTAAATGATTATAATTTTGAGACCAGAGCTGAGGCTAAAAAGGCTGTTTTTGAATACATAGAACTGTTTTATAACCGTAAAAGGACTCATTCAGCAAATGGATATATTCCCCCATTCGTGCTGAAGGAAATATCATAG
- a CDS encoding C39 family peptidase, whose protein sequence is MKKLKEAILGGIITSVLLINCAFASTNEQLVTDQAESFQATTQQSPEEIQVAAEKSKQAQILIDSINKYKSNAIGKDELDKVVKDYNEKYNTEIDSNKIPGLQPIGKTKTISNLSVSSTATDYLGFLCIRQLKDWYCGPASACILITGMGNVLQGRSVTQDNLASDLGAETQGAAFPGAWTTTLRNWTSKTYAAVWSPSATTLLNYAYVDTVSGMGSIYDTYMSGDNQLYGYAAGSTRYHYVSGDGYDNTNSRVHYLDPHNTNNTAYGSHWISASTMANCVRARGMVW, encoded by the coding sequence ATGAAGAAATTAAAAGAAGCAATACTAGGGGGAATAATAACAAGTGTACTTTTGATAAACTGTGCATTTGCATCTACCAATGAGCAGTTAGTAACTGACCAAGCGGAGAGCTTTCAAGCTACTACACAACAAAGTCCGGAAGAAATTCAAGTTGCGGCTGAAAAGTCAAAGCAGGCACAGATTTTGATTGATAGTATAAATAAATATAAATCTAATGCAATAGGCAAAGATGAGCTAGATAAAGTAGTGAAGGATTATAACGAAAAGTATAATACAGAAATAGATAGTAATAAAATACCCGGCCTACAACCTATTGGTAAAACAAAAACTATTTCAAATCTATCTGTTTCCTCTACAGCTACCGACTATCTTGGTTTTTTATGTATCAGGCAACTTAAAGACTGGTATTGCGGACCGGCATCTGCCTGTATATTAATAACCGGAATGGGAAATGTTTTACAAGGTAGAAGTGTTACTCAAGATAATCTAGCCAGTGACCTTGGTGCAGAAACACAAGGAGCTGCCTTTCCAGGAGCGTGGACTACTACATTGAGAAACTGGACATCTAAGACTTATGCAGCTGTTTGGAGTCCAAGTGCTACAACACTTTTGAATTATGCTTATGTAGATACAGTAAGTGGTATGGGAAGTATATATGATACATATATGTCAGGCGATAATCAATTGTATGGTTATGCAGCTGGTTCTACACGTTACCACTATGTATCTGGGGACGGTTATGACAATACTAATTCTAGAGTTCATTATCTGGATCCTCATAATACAAATAATACTGCATATGGTTCGCATTGGATATCAGCCAGTACGATGGCTAATTGTGTTAGAGCACGGGGAATGGTATGGTAA
- a CDS encoding phosphotransferase yields the protein MIPEEKQNAVKNALQAAFGVSECEDIKILTEGLSSALVFRIVVKKKPYLLRIITRTDNTGDPTRQFVCMGMAAEEKIAPRIWYTNIEDRILITDYVEAQPLHIKEARNKLPKLLRQLHSLPPFPRVMSFQDTADIFIRKFQEAKILPENMTEELFKQYSRVVAIYPRNDDDLVSCHNDLKPENVLFDGERIWLVDWEAAFLNDRYADLAVAANFLVKDEKDEADFLKSYFGESVDEYRHARFFLAQQITHMSYFTVFMLFGAKGKPIDLNIEKLDLDFRSFHDSIWAGKISLASDETKIQYALVHMEQMLCNMRTKRFEDALKKVNVK from the coding sequence ATGATTCCAGAAGAAAAACAAAATGCTGTTAAAAATGCATTACAGGCTGCATTTGGTGTAAGTGAGTGCGAAGATATAAAAATATTAACTGAAGGCCTCTCATCTGCCCTTGTTTTTCGCATTGTTGTGAAGAAAAAGCCATACTTGCTGCGAATTATTACCCGGACCGATAACACGGGCGACCCTACACGCCAGTTTGTTTGCATGGGGATGGCTGCAGAGGAAAAGATTGCTCCACGAATTTGGTACACGAACATAGAAGATAGAATATTAATTACAGATTATGTTGAAGCTCAACCATTACACATTAAGGAAGCAAGAAATAAACTGCCTAAGCTACTTAGACAGCTACATTCACTACCTCCTTTTCCAAGGGTGATGAGTTTTCAAGATACTGCAGATATTTTCATTCGAAAATTTCAGGAAGCCAAAATTCTTCCAGAAAATATGACCGAAGAACTCTTTAAGCAATACAGTCGCGTTGTGGCCATTTATCCTCGCAATGATGATGATTTAGTTTCATGTCATAACGATCTTAAACCAGAAAATGTTCTTTTTGATGGAGAGCGGATTTGGCTTGTGGATTGGGAGGCTGCTTTTTTAAATGACCGCTATGCTGATCTTGCCGTTGCTGCAAATTTTTTAGTAAAAGACGAAAAAGATGAAGCAGATTTTCTAAAAAGCTATTTTGGAGAATCAGTGGATGAATACAGGCACGCCCGGTTCTTTTTAGCGCAACAAATAACTCACATGTCTTATTTTACTGTTTTTATGCTTTTCGGTGCTAAGGGCAAACCAATTGATTTAAATATTGAAAAACTAGATTTAGATTTTCGAAGTTTCCATGATAGTATATGGGCAGGTAAAATCAGCTTAGCTAGCGATGAAACGAAAATTCAGTATGCTTTGGTTCATATGGAGCAAATGTTATGCAATATGAGAACAAAGAGATTTGAGGATGCACTGAAAAAGGTAAATGTAAAATAA
- the serC gene encoding 3-phosphoserine/phosphohydroxythreonine transaminase gives MGRIYNFSAGPAMLPVEVLKEAADEMLDYRGTGMSVMEMSHRSKAYDVIIKEAEKDLRELMNIPDNYKVLFLQGGASLQFAMIPMNLMKNKVADFIITGQWAKKAYQEAKIYGTANAIASSEDKTFSYIPDCSDLPISENADYVYICENNTIYGTKFKKLPNTKGKILVSDVSSCFLSEPIDVTKYGVIFGGVQKNIGPAGVVIVIIREDLITEDTLPGTPTMMKYKIHAKEGSLYNTPPAYGIYICGKVFKWIKNQGGLEAMKAHNEKKAAILYDFLDQSKMFHGTVVKEDRSLMNVPFVTGNEELDAKFVKEAKAAGFENLKGHRTVGGMRASIYNAMPIEGVEALVEFMKKFEAENL, from the coding sequence GTGGGAAGAATTTATAATTTTTCTGCAGGACCGGCAATGTTGCCGGTAGAAGTACTAAAAGAAGCAGCAGATGAGATGCTGGATTACAGAGGTACTGGCATGTCTGTTATGGAGATGAGCCACAGATCTAAAGCGTACGATGTAATCATAAAGGAAGCTGAGAAGGATTTACGGGAATTAATGAATATTCCTGATAATTATAAAGTACTTTTCTTACAGGGCGGCGCATCACTGCAGTTTGCCATGATTCCGATGAATTTGATGAAGAATAAAGTAGCTGACTTTATAATAACCGGACAATGGGCAAAGAAAGCATACCAGGAAGCTAAAATCTATGGAACAGCAAATGCGATTGCTTCTTCTGAGGACAAGACATTTTCCTATATCCCGGATTGCTCCGATCTTCCTATTTCTGAAAATGCAGATTACGTATACATTTGCGAAAACAACACCATATACGGAACAAAGTTCAAAAAATTACCTAATACGAAGGGGAAGATATTAGTTTCCGATGTTTCTTCCTGTTTCTTGTCAGAACCTATTGATGTAACAAAATATGGCGTAATTTTTGGCGGTGTTCAGAAGAACATCGGGCCTGCAGGTGTTGTAATTGTTATCATCCGTGAAGATCTTATTACAGAAGATACACTTCCTGGCACACCTACTATGATGAAATATAAAATTCATGCTAAAGAGGGTTCTTTGTATAATACCCCACCTGCTTATGGTATTTATATTTGTGGTAAGGTGTTTAAATGGATTAAGAATCAAGGCGGCTTAGAGGCTATGAAAGCTCATAATGAGAAAAAAGCAGCGATACTTTATGATTTCTTAGACCAGAGTAAAATGTTCCATGGAACTGTTGTAAAAGAAGACCGTTCATTAATGAATGTTCCTTTTGTTACTGGGAATGAAGAGCTTGACGCAAAATTTGTTAAAGAAGCAAAAGCTGCGGGCTTTGAAAACTTAAAGGGTCATAGAACTGTAGGTGGTATGAGAGCTTCCATTTATAATGCTATGCCTATTGAAGGTGTTGAGGCATTAGTTGAGTTTATGAAAAAGTTTGAAGCTGAGAACCTGTAA
- a CDS encoding phosphoglycerate dehydrogenase gives MKYSCLNPIANVGLDIFSDKHVKVENVNEADAILVRSAAMHDMEFSSNLKAIARAGAGVNNIPLEKCAEHGIVVFNTPGANANGVKELVIAGLMLASRDIIGGVNWVQTIKEEPGIAKAVEKGKGKFAGKEIKGKKLGVIGLGAIGVLVANAANRLGMKVYGYDPFISVDSAWNLSRDVVHVKTREEIYKDCDYITLHTPLIENSDPNVNTKEMINEETISKMKDGVIILNFARDLLVCDNDIEAALKSGKVAKYVTDFPNDKTAKMDGVIAIPHLGASTEESEDNCAMMAVKQLIDFIENGNIKNSVNYPNCDAGVCMTDGRIAICHRNIPNMLAQFAGAFSSMNVNILDMVSKSRGDYAYTVLDIENHTNEEIAAKIAAIKGVLKVRIVK, from the coding sequence ATGAAATATAGTTGTCTTAATCCAATAGCGAATGTTGGTTTAGATATTTTTTCCGATAAACATGTAAAAGTTGAAAATGTCAATGAAGCAGATGCGATTTTAGTAAGAAGTGCTGCGATGCATGACATGGAATTTAGCAGTAATCTCAAGGCAATTGCAAGAGCAGGAGCCGGCGTCAACAATATACCGTTAGAAAAATGTGCCGAGCATGGAATTGTAGTATTTAATACCCCGGGAGCAAATGCAAACGGTGTAAAGGAATTAGTAATTGCAGGACTTATGTTAGCTTCCCGTGATATCATCGGAGGAGTTAACTGGGTTCAGACTATAAAAGAAGAGCCTGGTATTGCTAAAGCTGTGGAAAAAGGCAAAGGCAAGTTTGCAGGTAAGGAAATCAAAGGTAAGAAATTAGGAGTTATCGGGCTTGGAGCAATTGGGGTTCTGGTAGCAAATGCAGCTAATCGTCTAGGAATGAAAGTTTATGGATATGACCCCTTCATTTCTGTAGATAGTGCGTGGAATTTATCCAGAGATGTTGTACACGTTAAAACCAGAGAAGAAATTTATAAAGATTGTGATTATATAACTCTACATACTCCTTTGATAGAGAATTCGGATCCTAATGTTAATACCAAAGAAATGATTAACGAAGAAACGATTTCTAAGATGAAGGATGGTGTTATCATCCTCAATTTTGCAAGGGATTTGTTAGTATGTGATAACGATATTGAAGCAGCTCTCAAAAGTGGTAAGGTTGCCAAGTATGTGACCGATTTCCCAAATGATAAGACAGCTAAGATGGATGGAGTTATAGCAATTCCACACCTTGGAGCATCTACTGAAGAATCAGAAGATAACTGTGCAATGATGGCTGTAAAGCAATTAATTGATTTTATTGAGAATGGTAACATTAAAAATTCTGTAAACTATCCAAACTGTGATGCAGGTGTTTGCATGACAGACGGACGTATTGCTATCTGCCACAGAAATATTCCGAATATGCTGGCGCAGTTTGCTGGGGCATTTTCTTCTATGAATGTAAATATCTTAGACATGGTGAGTAAATCAAGAGGTGACTATGCTTACACTGTACTAGATATTGAAAATCATACAAATGAAGAAATTGCAGCAAAGATTGCAGCAATTAAAGGTGTATTAAAAGTAAGGATTGTAAAATAA